Proteins from a genomic interval of Flammeovirgaceae bacterium SG7u.111:
- the ccsA gene encoding cytochrome c biogenesis protein CcsA, with translation MGWVNFPLFAAVSSLLWISSSFGLSKGNMKKPLMELVYLVGVGVFIAFIAMLWQELDRPPMRTLGETRLWYSIFLPIIGYLIYKRWNYVWILWYSVGLAILFLVINYLNPETHDKALMPALQSPWFVPHVIVYIFSYALLAASCLVAVKGLYHIYFGKIEKDFLKLADNLVYIGFSFLTFGLLFGALWAKEAWGHYWTWDPKETWAFLTWISYLIYMHLRHHHPAKRKEALWALSISFLVLLVCWFGINYLPSAQSSVHTYSS, from the coding sequence ATGGGATGGGTTAATTTTCCACTTTTTGCTGCTGTTTCAAGCCTGCTCTGGATTTCAAGTTCATTTGGGCTGAGTAAAGGAAACATGAAAAAGCCTTTGATGGAGTTGGTGTACCTCGTAGGCGTAGGCGTGTTTATCGCATTTATAGCCATGCTTTGGCAAGAGCTAGACCGCCCACCTATGCGCACTTTGGGCGAGACCCGACTTTGGTATTCTATCTTTTTGCCCATCATCGGTTACCTTATTTACAAAAGGTGGAATTATGTTTGGATATTGTGGTACAGTGTCGGGCTTGCCATTTTGTTTTTGGTCATCAACTACCTCAATCCCGAAACGCATGACAAAGCATTGATGCCTGCGCTGCAAAGCCCGTGGTTTGTGCCTCATGTCATCGTTTATATCTTTTCGTACGCTCTTTTGGCTGCTTCATGTTTGGTAGCGGTTAAAGGGCTTTACCACATTTATTTTGGTAAAATAGAAAAAGACTTTCTAAAACTTGCCGATAACCTTGTTTACATCGGATTTTCCTTTTTGACTTTCGGGTTGTTATTTGGTGCGCTGTGGGCAAAAGAGGCTTGGGGGCATTATTGGACGTGGGATCCTAAAGAGACGTGGGCGTTTTTGACTTGGATAAGTTATCTTATATACATGCATTTGAGGCATCATCATCCTGCCAAAAGAAAAGAAGCGCTTTGGGCTTTAAGTATCTCATTTTTAGTGCTTCTGGTTTGCTGGTTTGGAATCAACTATTTGCCCTCGGCACAGAGTAGCGTTCATACCTATTCAAGCTAG